From one Parafrankia discariae genomic stretch:
- a CDS encoding amidohydrolase family protein produces the protein MHPDDPPEVSPGTVPSVLLDVPADITRAAVSLTMAGVLDRYPGIRWILPYGGGAFPYLAGRLLLGRGLGYGADPATVRAALGRFSYDTAGPMSPYATPTLLAATGAGRILYGSDSHTLPPAAVTDGLTLLRADPALDAGSGVAIARGNALHLFPTLHRRLAQRRS, from the coding sequence ATGCACCCCGACGATCCGCCCGAGGTCTCCCCGGGCACTGTGCCGTCGGTCCTCCTCGACGTGCCGGCGGACATCACCCGGGCCGCGGTCTCGCTCACCATGGCCGGGGTCCTCGACCGCTACCCGGGGATCCGCTGGATCCTCCCCTACGGCGGTGGCGCGTTCCCGTACCTCGCCGGGCGGCTCCTCCTCGGCCGCGGGCTGGGCTACGGCGCCGACCCGGCAACGGTGCGGGCCGCGCTGGGGCGGTTCTCCTACGACACCGCCGGGCCCATGTCCCCCTACGCCACCCCCACCCTGCTCGCCGCCACGGGGGCCGGGCGGATTCTTTACGGCTCGGACTCCCACACCCTGCCTCCGGCCGCCGTCACGGACGGCCTCACCCTGCTGCGCGCCGACCCGGCGCTGGACGCCGGTAGCGGGGTGGCGATCGCCCGCGGCAACGCGCTGCACCTGTTCCCCACCCTCCACCGTCGACTCGCC